From Falco cherrug isolate bFalChe1 chromosome W unlocalized genomic scaffold, bFalChe1.pri SUPER_W_unloc_1, whole genome shotgun sequence, the proteins below share one genomic window:
- the LOC129734915 gene encoding transitional endoplasmic reticulum ATPase yields the protein MASGSDSKVDDLSTAILKQKNRPNRLIVDEAINEDNSVVSLSQAKMDELQLFRGDTVLLKGKKRREAVCIVLSDDTCSDEKIRMNRVVRNNLRVRLGDVISIQPCPDVKYGKRIHVLPIDDTVEGITGNLFEVYLKPYFLEAYRPIRKGDIFLVRGGMRAVEFKVVETDPSPYCIVAPDTVIHCEGEPIKREDEEESLNEVGYDDIGGCRKQLAQIKEMVELPLRHPALFKAIGVKPPRGILLYGPPGTGKTLIARAVANETGAFFFLINGPEIMSKLAGESESNLRKAFEEAEKNAPAIIFIDELDAIAPKREKTHGEVERRIVSQLLTLMDGLKQRAHVIVMAATNRPNSIDPALRRFGRFDREVDIGIPDATGRLEILQIHTKNMKLADDVDLEQVANETHGHVGADLAALCSEAALQAIRKKMDLIDLEDETIDAEVMNSLAVTMDDFRWALSQSNPSALRETVVEVPQVTWEDIGGLEDVKRELQELVQYPVEHPDKFLKFGMTPSKGVLFYGPPGCGKTLLAKAIANECQANFISIKGPELLTMWFGESEANVREIFDKARQAAPCVLFFDELDSIAKARGGNIGDGGGAADRVINQILTEMDGMSTKKNVFIIGATNRPDIIDPAILRPGRLDQLIYIPLPDEKSRVAILKANLRKSPVAKDVDLDFLAKMTNGFSGADLTEICQRACKLAIRESIESEIRRERERQTNPSAMEVEEDDPVPEIRRDHFEEAMRFARRSVSDNDIRKYEMFAQTLQQSRGFGSFRFPSGNQGGAGPSQGTGGGSGGNVYSEDNDDDLYG from the exons TTCCAAAGTAGATGACTTATCAACTGCTATTCTGAAGCAGAAGAACAGGCCCAATCGGTTAATTGTTGATGAAGCCATCAATGAAGACAACAGTGTTGTGTCACTCTCCCAG GCAAAAATGGATGAATTGCAACTGTTCAGAGGAGACACTGTTCtgctaaaaggaaagaaaaggagagaagcagtCTGCATTGTTCTGTCAGACGATACCTGCTCAGATGAGAAGATTCGCATGAATAGAGTTGTTCGCAACAACCTGAGAGTGCGCCTGGGTGATGTGATCAG cATTCAGCCTTGCCCAGATGTGAAATATGGCAAACGTATTCATGTGTTGCCAATTGATGACACAGTAGAAGGGATCACAGGGAATCTGTTTGAGGTCTATCTCAAGCCGTACTTCCTGGAAGCATACAGACCCATCAGGAAAG GTGACATCTTCCTGGTGCGTGGAGGGATGCGTGCAGTGGAGTTCAAAGTGGTGGAGACAGATCCAAGTCCTTACTGCATAGTGGCTCCAGACACAGTGATCCATTGTGAAGGAGAGCCCATCAAACGAGAG GATGAAGAAGAGTCACTGAATGAAGTGGGCTATGATGACATTGGTGGCTGCCGGAAGCAGCTGGCTCAAATCAAAGAGATGGTGGAACTTCCCCTCCGACACCCCGCGCTCTTCAAGGCCATAGGGGTGAAG CCTCCACGTGGGATTCTGCTGTATGGTCCTCCTGGCACTGGTAAAACACTGATTGCCCGAGCAGTGGCCAATGAAACAGgggctttcttcttcctgatcAATG GTCCTGAGATCATGAGCAAGCTGGCTGGCGAGTCTGAGAGCAACCTGAGGAAAGCCTttgaagaagcagagaagaatgCTCCTGCTATCATCTTCATTGATGAACTGGATGCCATTGCTCCCAAGAGAGAGAAG ACACATGGAGAGGTGGAACGTCGCATAGTATCTCAGTTGTTGACTCTTATGGACGGACTGAAACAGAGAGCACATGTGATAGTTATGGCAGCTACCAACAGACCTAACAGCATTGACCCAGCACTCAGGCGATTTG GTCGTTTTGACAGAGAGGTAGATATTGGTATCCCAGATGCCACCGGACGCCTGGAGATCCTGCAGATCCACacaaaaaatatgaaactgGCGGATGATGTGGATCTGGAACAG GTGGCAAATGAGACCCATGGCCATGTTGGTGCTGACTTGGCTGCTCTTTGCTCAGAAGCTGCTCTTCAGGCTATCAGAAAGAAGATGGATCTCATAGACCTAGAAGATGAAACCATCGATGCTGAAGTGATGAACTCACTGGCTGTGACCATGGATGACTTCAGG TGGGCTCTGAGCCAGAGCAACCCGTCTGCTCTTCGGGAGACTGTAGTGGAGGTGCCACAAGTTACCTGGGAAGATATTGGTGGTCTAGAAGATGTAAAGAGAGAACTCCAGGAACTTGTACAG TATCCTGTGGAGCACCCAGACAAGTTCCTAAAATTTGGCATGACCCCATCAAAAGGGGTTCTGTTCTATGGGCCACCTGGTTGTGGTAAGACACTGCTTGCCAAAGCCATTGCCAACGAATGCCAGGCAAACTTCATTTCCATCAAGGGGCCAGAATTGCTCACCATGTGGTTTGGTGAGTCTGAAGCCAATGTGCGTGAGATCTTTGATAAG GCCCGCCAAGCAGCCCCTTGTGTGCTCTTTTTTGATGAGCTAGACTCCATTGCAAAGGCTCGAGGTGGGAATATCGGagatggtggtggtgctgcagATCGTGTCATCAACCAGATCCTGACAGAGATGGATGGCATGTCCACCAAGAAAAACGTCTTCATCATTGGTGCCACCAACAGGCCAGACATCATTGACCCAGCCATCTTGCGCCCTGGCCGCCTGGATCAACTCATCTACATCCCCCTGCCTGATGAGAAGTCCCGGGTTGCTATTCTTAAGGCCAACCTGAGGAAATCACCAGTTGCCAAG GATGTCGACCTGGATTTCCTAGCTAAGATGACCAATGGCTTTTCGGGGGCTGACCTGACAGAAATTTGCCAGCGTGCCTGCAAACTGGCCATCCGTGAGTCTATTGAGAGTGAGATCAGGCGAGAACGAGAGAGGCAGACCAATCCTTCCGCCATG GAAGTGGAGGAGGATGACCCAGTTCCTGAGATACGCAGGGATCACTTTGAGGAGGCCATGCGCTTTGCTCGACGCTCTGTCAGTGACAATGATATCAGGAAATACGAGATGTTTGCGCAGACTCTACAGCAGAGCCGTGGCTTTGGCAGTTTCAG GTTCCCATCAGGTAACCAGGGTGGTGCTGGTCCGAGCCAAGGCACAGGAGGTGGCAGCGGGGGCAACGTGTACAGTGAAGACAATGACGATGATCTCTACGGTTAA